A single Bacillus sp. HMF5848 DNA region contains:
- a CDS encoding M23 family metallopeptidase → MLFNFHYAFIPDFLTALIIPILLLIWLWKSKLNTKIDWILNNLLVGSYIIMIYFVANWWFFSYYFRYLFVLCFLMLAILSWKKVNNLSWFPPYSLTTITGNVIKVLFIGVFAVSSNSFTLAYDYNEEAIDLQFPLKDGVYSIFQGGNGEKSTLMNYHYRFPLFQQSNVHDSMQYAIDIEKLNLLGTSRYGVFIDNPSKFNLYEIYGEVVYSPVDGIVTNVQDKFADVSPGASFGKGNTLTIKTDHNIYISLLHLKAKSTSVKIGDKIQAGQPIAAVGTSGTGLPHLHIHAAKNAPWGKGVPIRFDGKFVVKNNLIFK, encoded by the coding sequence ATGCTTTTTAACTTCCATTACGCATTTATCCCTGATTTTTTAACAGCATTAATAATACCTATACTATTATTGATTTGGCTATGGAAAAGTAAATTAAATACTAAGATTGACTGGATTTTAAATAATCTATTGGTTGGCAGTTATATTATAATGATTTATTTTGTTGCCAATTGGTGGTTTTTTAGCTACTACTTTCGTTATCTATTTGTATTATGTTTTCTAATGTTGGCTATTCTATCATGGAAAAAAGTAAATAACCTATCATGGTTTCCTCCTTATAGTCTTACAACGATTACAGGTAACGTAATTAAAGTTCTTTTTATAGGCGTTTTTGCTGTAAGTAGCAATTCTTTTACTTTGGCATATGACTACAATGAAGAAGCTATAGACCTTCAATTTCCTTTAAAAGATGGTGTATATTCAATCTTTCAAGGAGGTAATGGTGAAAAAAGTACACTCATGAATTACCATTATAGATTTCCGCTCTTTCAACAATCAAATGTACATGACTCTATGCAATACGCGATTGATATAGAGAAACTGAATTTGCTAGGGACGTCACGATACGGTGTTTTTATCGACAATCCATCTAAGTTTAACTTGTATGAAATTTACGGAGAAGTAGTCTATAGTCCAGTAGATGGCATTGTGACAAATGTGCAAGATAAATTTGCAGATGTTAGCCCTGGTGCGAGCTTTGGTAAAGGAAATACACTTACTATCAAAACGGATCATAATATTTACATCTCCTTACTCCACCTAAAAGCAAAGAGTACGTCGGTAAAGATTGGTGACAAAATACAAGCGGGTCAGCCAATAGCAGCAGTCGGAACGTCTGGAACAGGCTTACCTCACCTACATATTCACGCTGCAAAGAATGCGCCATGGGGTAAAGGTGTACCGATTCGTTTTGATGGAAAATTTGTTGTGAAAAACAACCTTATTTTTAAATAA
- a CDS encoding M3 family metallopeptidase, whose amino-acid sequence MDLGFERLTQISDVNEWKATYQTAIKNLDEIYQEEERIYYLMYSQGYESQRIDEIQKIKHDLMTNKQLIHTFSTWKEILSDDPIWCRRIDVFLSRMKQEALDSHPEIVGVQHSLQKRLMDSTFEIDGKEYNLGTVHSNIMDNPNRELRKRLLLESKRIGRENEDLYRTLIQKRNQLAQDVGYDNYYHFKCSLKEIDIDSYIEEMNGLLERLVTSYTYWTNRINEKFGWEKINFYDQYFSTFNFHRIPDNIFSSERVKEVLCDAASGLGIQLQSIPVKIESLEIPYGGFAININPNDLRLVVNKRDAYSVFLSGIHELGHIMDGYYGSFKYPELYRFYSSIAAESIAELFQTIVSDEEFLTKNFDLTDEVLLQIKELNTLTDLKMVQINYYYSLVEYELYKNPDRSFQKIADECYKVVFGYEGETFHPGSEMFYIENPAFFQDYNFALAIRDMIRGKFCVKSLYKNQEVFHELLKKYIEPNQLYCWKDRVKQICDEDFTFSYLTERLTSVTTND is encoded by the coding sequence ATGGACTTAGGTTTTGAGCGTTTAACTCAAATTTCAGATGTTAACGAATGGAAAGCCACGTATCAAACTGCCATTAAAAATTTGGACGAAATATACCAAGAGGAAGAGCGTATTTACTATCTTATGTACTCGCAAGGGTATGAAAGTCAAAGAATCGATGAAATTCAAAAGATTAAACACGATCTCATGACAAATAAACAACTTATACATACCTTTTCTACGTGGAAAGAGATATTAAGTGATGATCCCATTTGGTGTAGAAGAATAGATGTATTTTTATCAAGGATGAAACAAGAAGCACTTGATAGTCATCCGGAAATAGTAGGCGTGCAACATTCTTTGCAAAAAAGACTGATGGACAGTACGTTTGAGATTGATGGAAAAGAATATAATTTAGGCACTGTGCACTCAAATATTATGGATAATCCGAATCGGGAACTTAGAAAAAGACTATTGCTTGAATCAAAAAGAATAGGACGAGAAAATGAAGATTTATACAGAACACTCATCCAAAAAAGAAACCAACTAGCTCAGGATGTCGGATATGACAACTATTATCACTTTAAATGCAGCCTAAAGGAAATTGATATAGATAGTTATATAGAGGAAATGAATGGCTTACTAGAAAGATTGGTAACTTCTTATACCTACTGGACTAATCGAATAAACGAAAAGTTTGGATGGGAGAAAATAAATTTTTATGATCAATATTTTTCCACCTTCAATTTCCATAGGATTCCAGACAATATTTTTTCATCTGAACGGGTAAAAGAAGTGTTATGTGATGCAGCAAGTGGACTAGGAATACAATTACAAAGCATTCCAGTTAAGATTGAAAGTTTGGAAATTCCATATGGTGGTTTTGCCATCAACATAAACCCAAATGACCTCAGGTTAGTAGTTAATAAACGAGATGCATATTCTGTATTTTTGTCTGGAATTCATGAGTTGGGGCACATAATGGACGGTTACTATGGTTCCTTTAAATACCCAGAGCTCTACCGTTTTTATTCAAGCATAGCGGCTGAATCGATAGCTGAATTATTTCAAACTATTGTATCAGATGAAGAATTTTTAACAAAAAATTTTGATCTAACAGATGAGGTGTTGTTACAGATAAAGGAACTGAATACGTTAACTGATTTGAAGATGGTCCAAATTAATTACTACTACAGTTTAGTTGAATATGAATTATACAAAAACCCTGATAGAAGCTTCCAAAAGATCGCTGACGAATGTTATAAAGTTGTATTTGGATATGAGGGTGAAACTTTTCATCCTGGCAGCGAGATGTTTTATATTGAGAATCCAGCATTTTTTCAGGACTACAACTTTGCGTTAGCAATTAGAGATATGATTCGGGGGAAATTTTGCGTAAAGAGTCTCTATAAAAATCAAGAAGTGTTTCATGAACTGCTTAAAAAATACATTGAACCGAATCAGTTATACTGTTGGAAGGATAGGGTAAAACAGATCTGTGATGAAGATTTTACGTTTTCCTATTTAACTGAAAGATTAACTAGCGTAACTACGAATGATTAA
- a CDS encoding MarR family winged helix-turn-helix transcriptional regulator, which yields MTLHKEQTIHIILQEMFQMQQKSKAFMDILTGEETLSQHQVMLLIQLKLYGKMKITDIASAFHVSPGAATSMCDKLENLELVTRIREPEDRRVVKVDLTENGEQKITEIFKKFPPNQLNKIADVFKEVNRLMSKIL from the coding sequence ATGACGTTACATAAAGAGCAGACAATCCACATTATTTTACAAGAAATGTTTCAAATGCAGCAGAAATCAAAAGCATTTATGGATATATTAACTGGCGAGGAAACTTTATCCCAGCATCAGGTCATGCTATTAATTCAATTAAAGCTTTATGGGAAAATGAAAATTACTGATATAGCATCTGCCTTCCATGTTAGCCCAGGAGCTGCAACGTCTATGTGTGATAAGTTAGAAAACCTAGAACTTGTAACAAGAATAAGAGAACCTGAAGACAGACGAGTTGTAAAAGTAGACCTCACTGAGAACGGGGAACAAAAAATTACAGAAATATTTAAGAAGTTTCCACCAAATCAATTAAACAAAATTGCAGACGTATTTAAAGAAGTAAATAGGCTTATGTCTAAAATTCTGTAG
- a CDS encoding sigma 54-interacting transcriptional regulator, producing MNNMEYKNSVVLLAGTKETRKALYQQLTEIIGDFIHIHSFSVEEKLPSPIKNKLVILSSELITDEVQHVIETSCTVIAAKRTINYLMIDQLLFLPNGAKALYVNDFPETVIEGIHTLKELGIDHIEYIPCYPNRKVFQKTKVAITPGEVHLIPDYVEEIVNIGPRLIDISTIFEILNHLQLLDQKGAEISNKYNQKIIDLSKKLASTMRQANDLNKHLKRVVDGVNDGILAVRFDGTITVFNEIMEKFTSVAASNAIGNNIDSVISNKQLVEFILSEQQTEDNAFSLGSYDTIVHRFCLQSEETIVATFKNPHEAIEMERTLRRELVKKGYYAKYTFADIIGRSKVLQDTKETAAKLAKTDLTVLIQGESGTGKELFASAIHNQSIRNKSPFLAVNFSALTEDLMESELFGYEEGAFTGAKKGGKKGLFEQANGGTIFLDEIGDISLKLQARLLRVLQEKEIMRIGGNKIIPVDVRVIAATNKDLLRMIHEGVFREDLYHRLKVLFLHLPELRNRREDIEFLIQHFIKKSGRTHIKINIDVIDQLMQYQWFGNVRELKNSIDYMLAVCDGNVITVQDIPNKEFFQNNTIITTQQKLQKSIATHSMSSTHDKNELIRILQTILNMNEAGQPASRKKIELESQSWSTPLTNQQVRHRLNILEEKEYITKGRGRAGTMITETGKRYLDSVLMV from the coding sequence GTGAATAACATGGAGTATAAAAATAGTGTCGTTTTGTTAGCGGGTACAAAAGAAACACGAAAAGCGCTCTATCAGCAATTAACAGAAATCATAGGGGATTTTATTCACATTCATAGTTTTTCAGTTGAAGAAAAATTACCTTCTCCTATTAAAAATAAGTTGGTTATTCTTTCTTCTGAACTTATTACTGATGAGGTTCAACATGTGATTGAAACAAGTTGTACTGTTATCGCAGCTAAACGTACTATTAATTATTTAATGATTGATCAATTACTTTTCCTACCAAATGGTGCGAAGGCGTTGTACGTGAACGACTTTCCAGAAACGGTGATAGAAGGTATTCATACTCTAAAGGAGCTAGGAATTGATCACATTGAATACATTCCATGCTATCCTAACAGGAAAGTGTTTCAAAAGACTAAAGTTGCTATTACACCTGGAGAAGTTCATCTCATACCTGACTATGTAGAAGAGATAGTAAATATTGGCCCACGTCTTATTGATATTTCTACCATTTTTGAGATTCTAAATCACCTTCAGTTGTTAGATCAAAAAGGTGCTGAGATTTCGAATAAATACAATCAAAAGATTATTGATTTAAGCAAAAAATTAGCAAGTACGATGAGGCAAGCAAATGACTTAAATAAACATTTAAAAAGAGTAGTTGATGGAGTAAATGATGGTATTTTAGCTGTTCGTTTTGATGGCACCATAACAGTATTTAATGAAATTATGGAGAAGTTTACATCTGTTGCAGCATCTAACGCAATTGGCAACAACATTGACTCTGTCATTAGTAATAAGCAGTTAGTAGAGTTTATTCTCTCAGAGCAGCAAACGGAAGATAATGCTTTCTCATTAGGGTCATACGACACAATAGTGCATCGTTTTTGCTTACAAAGCGAGGAAACAATTGTAGCTACATTTAAGAACCCTCATGAGGCTATAGAGATGGAACGAACACTCCGACGAGAGTTAGTAAAAAAAGGCTACTATGCTAAATATACGTTCGCTGATATTATAGGTCGAAGTAAAGTGTTACAAGATACAAAGGAAACAGCCGCAAAGCTAGCAAAAACAGACCTTACTGTGCTCATTCAAGGTGAGAGTGGCACAGGGAAAGAACTTTTCGCAAGTGCGATACATAATCAATCTATTCGAAATAAAAGTCCTTTTCTAGCTGTAAACTTTAGTGCATTGACTGAGGATTTAATGGAAAGTGAATTGTTTGGGTACGAAGAAGGAGCATTTACGGGAGCAAAGAAAGGTGGAAAAAAAGGATTATTTGAGCAAGCCAATGGTGGTACGATCTTTCTTGATGAAATTGGGGATATTAGTTTAAAGTTACAAGCCCGATTACTTCGAGTTTTACAAGAAAAAGAGATAATGAGAATTGGAGGCAACAAAATAATCCCTGTAGATGTAAGAGTAATTGCTGCAACAAACAAAGATTTGCTTAGGATGATTCACGAGGGGGTATTTCGCGAGGATTTATATCATCGCTTAAAGGTCTTATTCCTACATTTACCCGAACTTAGAAATAGACGTGAAGATATTGAATTTTTAATACAACATTTCATAAAGAAAAGTGGTCGAACTCATATAAAGATTAACATTGATGTAATTGACCAGCTAATGCAGTATCAATGGTTTGGCAATGTTCGAGAATTGAAAAACTCTATTGATTATATGTTAGCTGTTTGTGATGGGAATGTTATTACAGTGCAAGATATTCCTAATAAAGAATTCTTTCAGAACAATACAATAATAACAACGCAGCAAAAGTTACAAAAAAGCATAGCAACACATTCAATGTCCTCCACTCATGATAAGAATGAACTGATAAGAATTTTGCAAACAATTCTTAATATGAATGAAGCGGGTCAACCCGCTAGTCGTAAAAAAATTGAGCTTGAGAGTCAAAGCTGGTCTACCCCGCTAACAAATCAACAGGTTCGGCACCGTTTGAATATCCTTGAAGAAAAAGAATATATAACAAAAGGCCGCGGTCGTGCAGGTACTATGATAACAGAGACGGGTAAGCGTTATTTAGATTCAGTTTTAATGGTCTAG
- a CDS encoding DUF2785 domain-containing protein produces the protein MSITTNEIVIKEKLVSILSDDYTPTVENQYEEVYTAVSVLGSPDPELRDELAYRVLVKLLIHNKLLSDTEMRQLLNIALSEDMLFYKIGEVGSDSVFQRTFSALLIAILLYRDNEENYLSETEHRQIIEKITNYCMLEKDYRSFVQEKGWAHAPAHIADVIDECVKRRYTTSEQCELLWKGLETLLLQSSIVFDAEEEERMATAVFAMITLNKVSFGTIINWLKALNIANVNDHVKINIKHFTRALCLRLKFHDKNSSEIDDVLKELEAMFNPSFY, from the coding sequence ATGAGTATTACAACGAACGAGATAGTGATTAAAGAAAAACTAGTAAGTATATTAAGTGATGATTATACACCGACTGTTGAGAATCAATATGAAGAGGTTTATACTGCCGTTAGTGTTCTTGGGTCACCTGATCCTGAATTACGCGATGAATTAGCATATAGAGTATTAGTAAAATTATTAATACATAACAAATTGTTATCAGATACCGAGATGCGGCAACTATTAAACATTGCGCTATCTGAAGATATGTTATTTTACAAAATAGGCGAAGTAGGTTCTGATAGTGTTTTTCAAAGAACGTTTTCTGCCTTATTGATTGCTATTTTACTATACAGAGACAACGAAGAAAATTATTTGTCTGAAACCGAACATAGGCAAATTATAGAGAAAATCACAAATTACTGCATGCTAGAAAAGGATTATCGAAGTTTTGTTCAAGAAAAGGGTTGGGCCCATGCACCTGCTCATATCGCAGATGTAATTGATGAGTGTGTAAAAAGACGTTACACTACGAGTGAACAGTGCGAATTGTTATGGAAAGGGCTCGAAACGTTATTGTTACAATCTAGCATTGTATTTGATGCAGAAGAAGAAGAACGAATGGCTACTGCTGTGTTCGCCATGATAACACTAAATAAAGTATCATTTGGAACTATCATTAACTGGCTTAAAGCTTTAAACATTGCTAATGTAAATGATCATGTAAAAATCAATATTAAACATTTTACAAGGGCTTTGTGTTTAAGATTGAAATTTCATGATAAAAATAGTAGTGAAATTGATGATGTTCTAAAAGAATTAGAGGCAATGTTTAACCCATCTTTTTATTAA
- a CDS encoding TetR/AcrR family transcriptional regulator, whose translation MSPRKPANQELTKDMIIAEARKQFVERDFNKVSMRSIAKQLNCSHGSLYYHFKNKADLFYAIVEEDFHALNTRLDETIQSDGAPSNKLQNVFIQFIKFGLDHQSQYELMFMKKNEEVDSLSQEAANLSFQRFAEAVQTLSDRKLLIKDIYSAFVALHGFVSHHKGYANSFDEAKEAAHSYVDFILKAIR comes from the coding sequence ATGTCACCACGTAAACCAGCCAATCAAGAACTAACAAAAGACATGATTATAGCCGAAGCAAGAAAGCAATTTGTTGAAAGAGATTTTAATAAAGTTTCAATGAGAAGTATTGCTAAACAACTGAATTGTAGCCACGGTTCTTTATATTATCATTTCAAAAATAAAGCAGACTTGTTCTATGCCATTGTGGAAGAAGATTTTCATGCGTTGAACACACGTTTAGATGAGACAATTCAGAGCGATGGTGCTCCCAGTAACAAGCTTCAAAACGTATTTATTCAATTTATTAAATTTGGCTTGGATCATCAAAGTCAATACGAATTAATGTTCATGAAAAAAAATGAAGAGGTAGATAGTTTGTCTCAAGAGGCAGCTAATCTCAGCTTCCAACGATTTGCAGAAGCCGTACAGACTCTTTCTGATAGAAAATTATTAATTAAAGACATTTATTCTGCATTCGTAGCTCTTCATGGTTTTGTGTCTCATCATAAAGGCTATGCAAACAGCTTTGACGAAGCAAAAGAAGCGGCACACTCATATGTTGACTTTATTTTGAAGGCAATACGTTAG
- a CDS encoding SDR family NAD(P)-dependent oxidoreductase: protein MSKALVIGASGGMGYALVKELISRGVEVVAFAKSEQKLTSLYKHEAKIKIATGDALIVQDLLKAAEGVDVIFNAISFPYQEWKEKHPRCVDNIISVALNCNAKIAHVDNIYAYGKQAKRRVSESATKEPHTKKGKIRLTLEEKLLNSPVPSLIVHFPDLYGPNANNTILHETLKSVANQKNSRFVGKLDVRREFLYTLDGAKAMVELALRQHTYDQNWNIPASHPITGEELISLFRDEIGYKGKIQTVSKGMIQLLALFSSGMREFLEMMYLTESPVILNGDKYEANIGNIPKTPYKEGLKQTLAWMKSAS, encoded by the coding sequence ATTTCAAAAGCTTTAGTTATTGGTGCATCAGGTGGAATGGGATATGCATTAGTCAAAGAATTAATTTCGAGAGGCGTTGAAGTGGTTGCATTTGCAAAAAGCGAGCAAAAGCTTACATCCTTATATAAACATGAAGCTAAGATAAAAATAGCGACTGGAGATGCTTTAATTGTACAAGATTTATTAAAGGCAGCAGAAGGTGTAGATGTAATCTTTAATGCGATAAGTTTTCCTTACCAAGAATGGAAAGAAAAACACCCACGTTGTGTGGACAACATAATAAGTGTTGCCTTAAACTGCAATGCTAAGATAGCACATGTCGACAATATATATGCATATGGTAAACAAGCTAAAAGAAGGGTTTCTGAATCTGCAACAAAAGAACCACACACGAAAAAAGGAAAAATACGATTAACACTCGAAGAAAAACTATTAAATAGTCCGGTGCCTTCATTAATAGTTCATTTTCCAGACCTATATGGACCAAATGCCAATAACACTATACTTCATGAAACGCTAAAAAGCGTTGCTAATCAAAAGAATTCACGTTTTGTAGGAAAATTGGATGTACGTAGAGAGTTTTTATACACATTAGATGGCGCGAAGGCAATGGTAGAATTAGCTCTTCGTCAGCACACGTATGATCAAAATTGGAATATTCCAGCATCTCATCCAATAACCGGAGAAGAGCTGATTTCACTATTTCGAGATGAAATTGGCTATAAAGGAAAAATACAAACTGTTTCGAAAGGTATGATTCAGTTATTAGCATTGTTTTCATCAGGCATGAGAGAATTTCTAGAAATGATGTATTTGACTGAGAGCCCTGTCATTCTTAATGGAGACAAATACGAAGCAAACATAGGCAATATACCTAAAACACCTTATAAAGAAGGGTTGAAACAAACTTTAGCGTGGATGAAAAGCGCTAGCTAG